One genomic window of Melitaea cinxia chromosome 10, ilMelCinx1.1, whole genome shotgun sequence includes the following:
- the LOC123656867 gene encoding targeting protein for Xklp2-like, producing MAKNYVTNFRGEVYFTPGGKLHLKDEPVTPIEEDFGDHNNFDCFEDDFGGMRKSLSMNDIASLRQDLIKLEFTDSQEEVYHRRRRPTGQPQELSKTKFVSMAEAIYHYQRDTPDRFHSSRPRSFRPKGCGGPASLTIPQSPMLRCKARSRPHHILSQKEKEELELEEIRKFKIKANPIPKSVIEGPKHLPEVPRKPITVPEPFKLTEIQKKAAQSPGQVPNFKARPAPKHILEKPQLAIKSLPHVTKPVSPKFRYKRANSADHFKSETKLKDLPANAKKMDKCEKMVQRHGPVKPEPFSFEKRDEELKRKREERIKRQLEEEKRLASQFKAQPLPAAVKKRMQCGSSACSASNTSSENKENYVKFEAKPPTVLYKEPFKPVLQQTHIVKSIPFELTTEKRAAERERFEKQLKEKEEENERLKQEKEREQLEAEERAIVELRAKLVHHAKPVPSLDPFVPEKSAAPITVPETPKFVRRLRQN from the coding sequence atggcTAAAAACTACGTTACTAATTTTAGAGGTGAGGTGTATTTCACACCGGGTggtaaattacatttaaaagacGAACCAGTAACACCAATTGAAGAAGATTTTGGTGATCATAACAACTTCGATTGTTTTGAAGATGATTTCGGAGGGATGAGAAAATCTTTATCGATGAATGATATAGCTTCACTGAGACAAGATTTGATCAAGTTAGAATTTACGGATAGCCAGGAAGAAGTATATCATAGACGTCGGCGACCGACTGGGCAGCCACAAGAGTTATCGAAGACAAAATTTGTGTCAATGGCTGAAGCGATATACCACTACCAAAGGGACACTCCTGATAGATTCCACTCGAGCAGGCCCCGGTCATTTCGCCCTAAGGGTTGTGGAGGTCCAGCCAGCTTAACAATTCCTCAGTCTCCTATGTTGAGATGTAAAGCCCGTTCGCGACCACATCATATACTCTCTCAAAAAGAGAAAGAAGAATTGGAACTCGAGGagattagaaaatttaaaattaaagcgaATCCTATTCCTAAATCAGTTATAGAGGGACCAAAACATTTGCCTGAAGTGCCAAGAAAGCCAATAACAGTCCCAGAACCATTTAAGTTGACTGAAATTCAAAAGAAAGCAGCTCAATCACCTGGACAAGTACCAAATTTTAAAGCTCGTCCAGCTCCAAAGCATATACTTGAGAAACCTCAATTAGCAATTAAATCACTTCCGCATGTGACTAAACCAGTTAGTCCCAAATTCCGTTATAAACGAGCAAACTCTGCTGATCACTTTAAATCTGAAACAAAGCTAAAGGATCTGCCAGCCAATGCTAAAAAAATGGATAAATGTGAGAAGATGGTACAGCGCCACGGTCCAGTGAAACCAGAACCATTCTCATTTGAAAAAAGAGATGAAGAATTAAAAAGAAAGAGAGAAGAAAGGATAAAGAGGCAATTGGAAGAGGAAAAAAGGCTTGCTTCTCAATTTAAAGCTCAGCCTCTACCTGCGGCTGTAAAAAAGAGGATGCAATGTGGTAGTTCAGCATGCAGTGCTTCTAATACTTCATCGGAGAATAAggaaaattatgttaaatttgaAGCTAAACCACCAACAGTGCTTTATAAAGAGCCTTTCAAACCAGTTCTGCAACAAACACACATAGTCAAGTCTATTCCTTTTGAGTTGACCACAGAAAAAAGAGCAGCGGAAAGAGAAAGATTTGAAAAGcagttaaaagaaaaagaagaagaaaacgaGAGATTAAAACAGGAGAAAGAAAGAGAACAGCTCGAAGCAGAAGAGCGTGCAATAGTTGAATTACGGGCCAAGCTTGTGCATCATGCAAAACCagttccatcattagatccatTTGTCCCAGAAAAGTCAGCTGCACCTATTACTGTTCCGGAAACACCTAAGTTTGTTAGGAGACTGAggcaaaattaa
- the LOC123656869 gene encoding U6 snRNA-associated Sm-like protein LSm5, with translation MTQALPNPNTLLPLELVDKCIGSRIHIIMKNDKEMVGTLQGFDDFVNMLLDDVTEYESTPEGRKITKLDQILLNGNNIAMLVPGGEMPGDSYDGQ, from the coding sequence ATGACACAAGCACTGCCAAATCCCAACACACTATTGCCACTTGAACTCGTGGACAAATGTATCGGATCCAGAATTCATATTATAATGAAGAATGACAAAGAAATGGTGGGAACATTGCAAGGTTTCGAcgattttgtaaatatgttaCTAGACGATGTGACTGAGTACGAATCGACACCCGAGGGAAGGAAAATTACAAAGTTGGATCAAATATTGCTCAATGGAAACAACATAGCGATGTTGGTGCCGGGAGGTGAAATGCCAGGCGATTCTTACGATGGTCAATGA